From Streptomyces durmitorensis, a single genomic window includes:
- a CDS encoding ABC transporter substrate-binding protein: MGSTGHTGPAPDRRSFLKYTGALGAAAAITTTLSACSSGPESTNDAGGGGGKGGDSTLTAVIGYGNDGSWDPTQTASAFAMAGNEHIYEGLLNTDPITREPYAALATEIPTDDKATTWKFTLRPGAKWHDGKPVTADDVVFVFDRILDPKTQTLAKGFFESWLKEVKKVDATSVELVLKFPFPDGLARLSLAKIMPKHVFSKPGAWDDATKGKAVGSGPYKQASHAPKSNTTFEAFDDYNGPRKAAFKKMNWLTIVDAAPRVAKISGGSADSEIADNIPYANIEQLKKGGLTVEGGAGMNNLFLMFNTAHKPFDDVRVRQALHYAIDTEKMIEVALKGHGKASTSFLNESNPAYRPAKTVYAYDPKKAKALLKEAGVKDLSINLMAVNVSWIVDCLPTIKASWDAIGVKTTLDPQETTAVFTKMDQKKDYQIVAAASNPNQFGIDPDLIMHYNYGPENLWMGYARWADNSTAKKLFKDMDQATREPDATKKKAMVQDYIDIVAEEAVIYPVVHNELMTAWDPKKLTGIKAQPYPGINLLQAKWAK; encoded by the coding sequence ATCGGCTCCACCGGACACACCGGGCCCGCACCGGACCGCCGGTCCTTCCTCAAGTACACCGGTGCGCTGGGCGCGGCCGCCGCCATCACCACCACGCTCTCCGCCTGCTCGTCGGGACCCGAGTCCACGAACGACGCCGGAGGGGGTGGCGGGAAGGGCGGAGACTCCACCCTCACCGCCGTCATCGGCTATGGGAACGACGGCAGTTGGGACCCGACGCAGACCGCGTCCGCGTTCGCGATGGCCGGCAACGAACACATCTACGAGGGGCTGCTCAACACCGACCCCATCACCCGCGAGCCCTATGCCGCGCTCGCCACGGAGATCCCCACCGACGACAAGGCCACCACCTGGAAGTTCACGTTGCGGCCCGGCGCCAAGTGGCACGACGGGAAGCCCGTCACCGCCGACGACGTGGTCTTCGTCTTCGACCGCATCCTGGACCCGAAGACGCAGACCCTGGCCAAGGGCTTCTTCGAGAGCTGGCTGAAGGAGGTCAAGAAGGTCGACGCGACCTCCGTCGAGCTCGTCCTGAAGTTCCCGTTCCCGGACGGCCTCGCCCGCCTCTCCCTCGCCAAGATCATGCCGAAGCACGTCTTCTCCAAGCCCGGCGCCTGGGACGACGCGACCAAGGGCAAGGCAGTGGGCTCGGGACCGTACAAGCAGGCGTCGCACGCCCCGAAGTCCAACACCACCTTCGAGGCCTTCGACGACTACAACGGCCCCCGCAAGGCCGCCTTCAAGAAGATGAACTGGCTGACCATCGTGGACGCGGCGCCCCGCGTCGCGAAGATCTCCGGCGGCAGCGCCGACTCGGAGATCGCGGACAACATCCCGTACGCCAACATCGAGCAGCTCAAGAAGGGCGGGCTCACCGTCGAGGGCGGGGCGGGGATGAACAACCTGTTCCTGATGTTCAACACCGCGCACAAGCCCTTCGACGACGTGCGCGTGCGCCAGGCCCTGCACTACGCCATCGACACCGAGAAGATGATCGAGGTCGCGCTCAAGGGCCACGGCAAGGCGTCGACCTCGTTCCTCAACGAGTCCAACCCCGCCTACCGGCCCGCGAAGACGGTCTACGCGTACGACCCGAAGAAAGCGAAGGCGCTCCTGAAGGAGGCCGGGGTCAAGGATCTGTCGATCAACCTCATGGCGGTGAACGTGAGTTGGATCGTCGACTGTCTGCCGACCATCAAGGCCTCGTGGGACGCGATCGGCGTCAAGACGACGCTCGACCCGCAGGAGACCACGGCCGTCTTCACCAAGATGGACCAGAAGAAGGACTACCAGATCGTCGCGGCAGCGTCGAACCCCAACCAGTTCGGCATCGACCCCGACCTGATCATGCACTACAACTACGGCCCCGAGAACCTGTGGATGGGCTACGCCCGCTGGGCGGACAACTCCACCGCCAAGAAGCTCTTCAAGGACATGGACCAGGCGACGCGCGAGCCCGACGCCACCAAGAAGAAAGCCATGGTCCAGGACTACATCGACATCGTCGCCGAAGAGGCGGTGATCTACCCGGTCGTCCACAACGAGCTGATGACCGCCTGGGACCCGAAGAAGCTCACCGGCATCAAGGCCCAGCCCTATCCGGGCATCAACCTCCTCCAGGCCAAGTGGGCCAAGTAG
- a CDS encoding ABC transporter permease, whose protein sequence is MTAIVRILARRLALLIPLLLGIVLFVFLVMRFSDIDPASAFYQGANPTEEQLQQFREDNGLLDPLPVRYFAFVGDLVQGDMGISVLTRSPVVDQVTTALPLTMQLTFMGLGIAVVISVLLGVTAAIYRDRLPDQLIRVISLTGVAAPGFWLALLMIQYLAVEAGWFPTGGYVNPADSFTGWLKSMTLPALALSLPVAAGLTRIIRTAVVEELDKDYVRTAIGSGLPPVVVVGRNVLRNALINPLTVLGLRVGYLLGGAVVIETIFSLPGMGKLMIDAVKNGDPAVVQGVVITTAVGFVVVNLVLDILHLLVNPRLRGTA, encoded by the coding sequence GTGACCGCGATCGTCAGAATTCTGGCCCGCCGCCTCGCCCTGCTCATCCCGCTGCTGCTCGGCATCGTCCTGTTCGTCTTCCTCGTGATGCGGTTCTCGGACATCGATCCGGCGTCGGCCTTCTACCAGGGCGCCAATCCGACCGAGGAGCAGCTCCAGCAGTTCCGCGAGGACAACGGCCTGCTCGATCCGCTGCCGGTGCGCTACTTCGCCTTCGTAGGCGATCTGGTCCAGGGCGACATGGGCATCAGCGTGCTCACCCGCTCACCGGTGGTGGACCAGGTCACCACCGCGCTTCCCCTGACCATGCAGCTGACCTTCATGGGGCTCGGCATCGCGGTCGTCATCTCAGTTCTGCTCGGTGTGACCGCCGCGATCTACCGCGACCGGCTCCCCGACCAGCTCATCCGCGTCATCTCGCTGACCGGTGTGGCGGCGCCCGGCTTCTGGCTGGCACTGCTCATGATCCAGTACCTGGCGGTGGAGGCGGGCTGGTTCCCGACCGGCGGATACGTCAACCCCGCCGACTCCTTCACCGGCTGGCTCAAGTCGATGACGCTCCCCGCCCTCGCGCTCTCCCTGCCGGTGGCCGCCGGGCTCACCCGCATCATCCGCACGGCGGTGGTCGAGGAGCTCGACAAGGACTACGTACGGACGGCGATCGGCAGCGGCCTGCCACCGGTCGTGGTCGTCGGCCGCAACGTCCTGCGCAACGCCCTCATCAACCCGCTGACCGTGCTCGGCCTGCGCGTCGGCTATCTGCTGGGCGGCGCGGTCGTCATCGAGACGATCTTCTCGCTGCCCGGCATGGGCAAGCTGATGATCGACGCCGTGAAGAACGGCGACCCGGCCGTCGTGCAGGGGGTCGTCATCACGACGGCCGTCGGGTTCGTGGTCGTGAACCTGGTCCTCGACATCCTCCATCTGCTGGTCAATCCGCGCCTGAGGGGGACCGCCTGA